The DNA window CCCGCACCGGAACGCCGCGCTGCGCAAAGCCGGTGGCAGGCCCACCTCTCAGGCCCGCGTCTGCGCAACGACCGCCTCACACAAGCCGCAACCAATGCGAGGCGCTCGTGGCTATGCGACAGCCCGAATCCGTCCTGAGCGGTTGGAACTAGCCCTTGCGCATGGGCAAATGCATGATGCCGTCGTCTTCGAACTCTTCGCCGTCGGGCTTGAACCCGAACTTGGCGTACATGTCGACCAGGTACGTCTGCGCGTTCAGGCGCACCGTCGACGAGCCCGCCTCGGCGAGCGCGGCCTGCACCAAACGGGTGGTGTACCCGTGCCCGCGGGCCGGAACCGCGGTGCACAACCGGCCGATGCGGAACGACTTCACCCCGTTGTCGTGCTCCTCGCACAGGCGCAGCGTGCAAATGACCTCGCCCTCG is part of the Nocardia sp. NBC_00565 genome and encodes:
- a CDS encoding GNAT family N-acetyltransferase, with the protein product MMSTVALKRSWALDLDTATLYQLLKLRVQVFVVEQKCAYPELDGLDLLPETRHFWLDDEGEVICTLRLCEEHDNGVKSFRIGRLCTAVPARGHGYTTRLVQAALAEAGSSTVRLNAQTYLVDMYAKFGFKPDGEEFEDDGIMHLPMRKG